In Planctomycetota bacterium, the DNA window ATGCCCTCCAGGATGAGCGGACCCGGCATGACCGGTAGCGCAGCGCCGGACTCCCCCGCCGCAAAATGGTCGTGCAGGTGCGGCTCGGAGAGGCTCACGGCCTTGGCCGCCACCAGCCGGCGGCCCGGCTCGAACTCCAGGATGCGGTCGATCCAGAGCCAGCGCACGGAAGGGACCTAGGCCGCCGCACCGAGCTTGTGGCTCACGAACGAGACCACCGCGTCGACCGTGAAGATCTCGGCCACCTTCGCCACGCTCGGATCCTGCTCGAGCTCCGAGAAGTCGGCGTGCGGCAGCCGCTCCTTGAGCGCGGCGATGCCCTTCGGCGTGACCTTGCCGTCCTGCACGAACTCGGGATCCTGCGTCACGTTGTCGGGGAACAGCTCGCCCTGCTCGATCTTGACGTCGAACTCCTGTTCGAGCCGGAACACGATGTCGAGGAAGTCGATCGACTCCGCCCCCAGGTCGGTCGTCAGCTTGGCCTCGGGGGTCACCTCGTCCTCGTCCACGCCCAGCACCTCGGCCAGCACGTCTTGCACCCTGCTCTGGATCTCGTCGCGCGTCATACCGCCTCCGTGGTGGCAACCGGCCCCCGCTCCGAAGTCATGTTAGCGTGCGATTCGGTGCGGAGCCTCGGCGGCCGCAGCGCCAGTCGCCCCCCCAGCACCGACGGCAGATCCCGCAGTGCGTCCGGATCCACCTCCGGAGCATCCGCCAGGAAGCCCGCCACGCGGACCTCCGCGCCGTCGGCGGCGATCGAGTGCACCACGACCTCGCTCACCAGCGTCTGCCCCGGGCCCACGAAGCGGCTGAACCGCAGCGCCCGCGCGGAGGCGAGCACCAACCGATCGGCCCGGTCGATCTGGCCTTCCAGCAGCAGCCGGGCCGCCTGCAGCATCGCCTCGGTGACCAGCACGCCGGGCAGGATCGGGTGGCCCGGGAAGTGGTCGCGGAAGAACGGCTCGTCGGCTCGCAGCGTCCGCGTGGCGACGATGCGGCTCTCGTCCCTCAGCACCACGCCATCGATGAAGCGGTACCACGACATCCGGCGATAGCGTAGAGTCGCTCGCCGGGCGTTTCCCCGCCCGTCCCCCCGCCGAACGCCGCACGCATGCCCCCCGCCACCGACCAGGCCATCTGTGTCAAGCACGCCGAGTGGTCCGAGACCAGCCAGCTGGTCACGCTGTTCTGCCGGGAGCACGGCCTCGTGCGCGGGCTGGCCAAGGGCTCCCGCCGCGAGCGATCGCCCTTCTCGGGCGGGTTCGAGCTGCTGGTGCTGGGCGAGGTCGTGCTATTCGAGAAGCAGGGCCGCGACCTGGCGACCCTGGCGGCGTGGGATCAGATCGATGGGCACGCGCCGCTCCGCAAGAACTTGCCCGCGCTGTGGCGGAGCCTCTACGCCGTCGACCTCGTGCAGCACGCCCTGCCGCTCCGCGATCCCCATCCGCGGAGCTTCGACCACCTCCGGGAGCTGCTGCGCGGCCCAGCCAGCCCAACGCAACACGACCCGGTCGGCCCC includes these proteins:
- a CDS encoding acyl carrier protein, whose amino-acid sequence is MTRDEIQSRVQDVLAEVLGVDEDEVTPEAKLTTDLGAESIDFLDIVFRLEQEFDVKIEQGELFPDNVTQDPEFVQDGKVTPKGIAALKERLPHADFSELEQDPSVAKVAEIFTVDAVVSFVSHKLGAAA
- the recO gene encoding DNA repair protein RecO, with the translated sequence MPPATDQAICVKHAEWSETSQLVTLFCREHGLVRGLAKGSRRERSPFSGGFELLVLGEVVLFEKQGRDLATLAAWDQIDGHAPLRKNLPALWRSLYAVDLVQHALPLRDPHPRSFDHLRELLRGPASPTQHDPVGPDAAALAAFQWSLLDETGQQPDLGHASGHGAVAYFLPADGRLAASPPADAGIAAWPTRAETLAALRSITPSGATDSAADAQTWERAARLLATYWMWLLGRPIPSAPSVFGPLAG